The Theileria equi strain WA chromosome 2 map unlocalized gcontig_1105316255037, whole genome shotgun sequence genomic sequence TCGTTCTCTTGTCCTGCAAGTCTGGAGTTACTCCGTTGATACACATTCGCGTGctatacacaaaaattttgTCTCACTATtcatattttgagattggcaaaattttccatttttctCCTTTTCCCTTGGTCCTTTATCAGTCTTATCCTGGTGCTAAACTCCATGTTGTTAATGACAACCCATCCATTTAATCCAAACCtataatttataaatgtaaagcTATTTTTGGTATAAGTATGCAGAGACATTAGTCTATTTGTGCCATCTGTGTATATCCTTACAGAATGACATTTATTCCGTCCTCCTTTCCAGACATCAAattctccatcctttacggatttaaagaatgtgtCACGGTTTGGGGTAAATTTAATGTATGTTACTCCAGAATCACTTGTTTCAACCACATCAATGTCCCTTTTATTTATGTTTTGAAGGTCAAGTTTATACCCCGTTAACCCGCAACAAAAACACATATCTACATCAATACAAGATGATAGCCCAAATATTGAAATGAGAAACAAGATTGCGATAGTACTCATGATGGGAAAGGTAACTATATGGAAAATAGACAAAGGTTTGCACTTTATGATGCATGGGGAATAACCAAATGCGAATTTAAAAGGTAAGGTGAAATCTCTGCCAATTGAATTTAAATCGATGTAATAAGCCATCTACTAGGAGCGGACATTATTATGGAATAAACATGCAATTTTTCAGCTAGAAAATGCTCTAGATTTGGCAAAAGGAACCAATGGAATCTCAAACTCTTTCACAATGGTCTGTAGCACTTCGGGAAATTCTGATTTTACATCATTAAACGTTTTTCTGGAACAAGAATAGTTGTAAATTGGTCAAAATGCCAAGAGATTTGTGATTAACTCAACCTGTAGCCTAGTTGTATAGAGTCTCAGGGATGACTGATTTGTCCTCCAGTTCCATAACACACTCTGTACTCGCATACCACCGATTTTATAGATGATAATATGTCTACAATTGTAAAGGTATTCATGGAAACTGTAGATGAGTAATGCATGTAGAAATTAGATTTTTTAGTGGTAATAAGAAATATGCCAAGTAAAACATCTGAGACCAAAATGCCAATAGAAGAGCTTCCTTAGGGCGTTATGAATAATATAAGAGTTACTATCATGAAGCGTATGTGTCTCCAAATTACTCCTGCCAAACACCACAGGGTTCCCATTGCAAAACCTTTACTAGATACCCTGCCGAGTTAGACACTTTCCAGATCATAAGAATTATAAAGTTTCGGGATTTTAACACCCATTTAACCGGTTATAAGTTCTATATAACAAATTACAGCAATGATCCCGACTTGTGACATCAGTACCTTCAAACTACTTTTGAGTGGCGACTCTCATACATTTTTCTGTAGCATAGTACCGTCGAGAGACCTTAGGGTACTTACGGAGGATCTACCATTCTTGAGAGTCTCTTATGAATAGACGACAAGTTGGTCTCATGGACTCACTCTCCAATaacattcatccatactaCATAGACATTAATTAGAGGCTCTCTAGTTGTTCTAAGGAATGGAGTTTATAATACGTAAACGAGTGTGATTAGTTAAGACAATGTGCACATTTAGCACAGACTGACGagtgtgtatattttacagtTAGTAAGGAGGCATAAACGGGTATGGTATGCATTCAATCTCCTCTTTCTTTTTAATAAATGGTAGATCAAAGAAAGGATCATCGTCCTCAGgtggagtatcttcatagacaataaaGAGATGTTCCTTCTTTCCGAGAATAGTGCTTCTGATATCCCTTGTATAAGACGTCATACAGGTTCTATAGGCGCCTTTTGCTGAACTCGAGTACCAGTACCAGAATGCCTTTTTTGTGGTAAAGTGCTTGGTAGGCCAGTTGTCCCTATCCCTCTCAGCCTGTCTATACGTTGTGAGATAGCCATTTCCCATGAAAGCAAACATAATCATTGCCAGGGAAAATCCAAAGGCATTGACAGTGGCCATAGTTGGATTGCTCTTTTGGCCATCTTTTTGCATAGCAGCTCCACCCATCCCAGAAGCCCTAGTCGTCTGAACACACAAATCGTACGATATAGTCAATATGGCAAGAACCCGAACGTTATTCATGCATTGAGCAATTTTTGATCCTGGATAATGCAGAGATAGAAGAAACAAAACCCCAAGTAATACTTCCAAGACATAAAAGATCCACGCAAAATGCCATTTAGTATCATCCCACTTAGTGTTTGGACCTTTCTGAAACTGAGACATGACAAAGATAGTCATGCCTGGTATTGTACTCGTGAATAAGACGGCCATCGTGATCTTAGAACCAAGACCCATTCCaataaatttgtaaggGGCGATAGCAGGGTAAAAGAGATTTTGCATTCCGAATCCCAAAGTTGTCAACATAATTGGAGATAAGGCTTTGTCCATTCCCTCAAACTTAGTCTCACTTGCTTGAATTGTTTTACTCGCATATGCAACAGACCAAAGTATTGCAGATATTCCAGATACAAACACTGCAAGTGATAATTGTCCGACAATTAACTTGTAGGGAATGTTTGTAACCATCCATGCTTTTGCAATCTTTGTGAATAAAAATTGGTAAGCAGAAACCATGATTGCGGCCAGCTGCATAGAACCTATGTAAAAAGGCATGTCCTTCCCTATTACTGCCGGAAGGCAGACATTATTTGCACCGTATATAACCGATGAGAAAATAATTGCGCAATAGTAATACATGATGTGTCCCCTTTTTCCTCCATTGTAATATATTATTAGTAGAGCTATGAAAGATAGACAATAAAGCCAGCTTGACGCTGTGGATATTCCACCTAAGGCTGTTTTAGCACTTGGCCAGGGTAGAAGGATCAAGTTCAACAAAAGCGATCCAAGAAATGTAGACAGCCTGAAGGCAATGATAGTCCTGTTAATATACAATCCCACGTAACTTCTAGGGAGCATAAATCTGTCCACACAATAGCTCCCAGAAGAAACCATGAGAATGAACAACTGGGAGGAAGTAAAACCTGCCAAGAAGGCAGCTGCCTGTTTCACTTTATCATCCGACATAGTCATTCCATAAACACTTGTAACTAGTTATAATTTCCAAGTGCTGGTGCCTTAAGACACTCATTAACAGCTCTTGattctcatcttgtagAAACGTCTAGACAAAGTGGATGGAAATGCATAGTTAATAGTACTAGACATGGGGGATGGTAGTCAATACAACCTCTATAATCCATACAAACCAAACTTTGTCACGTTTTCCAAGAGAATACAAGATGAGAGTGATCCTATTCCTGGACTAGGAAGAATGGATTCCATGCCCCATGGTAGcgaggaaaattcttcttcgGTGAAGAAAattattctcttttcttctctaaATGTTTGAATGTTTATTTCCTCTTTGGTGCCAATACAAGCCTGTCTACCGCCTGGTTTCTTCTCCAATTCCTCTACATTCTCCTCTGTCTAGTCATCCCTGGAGAGTTTAGACACCTATATAGACAATAGTAAAGAGGCATAATTTCTCAATATTTCCCTGGAAATTTAGGTCATTAAGATTTTACTATGCGTGTTTTGTTTTAGCGGTGGAAGATCTGCGGTCTAGTGCCCCTGCGGATGTGTGATTTGTGTTCTAGATCAAGAATATAAATTCTGTGGGAAAGCTGATGATTTGCCATTATGACCCATTCTGGTAATTTTTGTGGAGTCATCCGTGTTAGTATAGATGGATAAAGCCCAAATTTGGTGGCAGAAGAGCCTCCGTTTGTCTATCCTTTATGACGTTGGGGTTTTGCATTGGGATTCCAAAATGTTGTTCCCTCTCCACCAGAGCTCCAATGCGCCATCTAATACCCCTGTTCTAATGAGAAAATATGCAAAGAGGATAATGTGTAAACACTACCACTCCCAATCACTAATTTTCTGGCAAGTGGAGATAACGTCTCTATTTTGGTGATTAAAGCCCATGGATCGACAGGTGACTACAATTAAACTGCATTCCTAGTTGTGTTTTACGCGACCAAATCAATTTAAAAGGAATTCCGACATATTACAAAGAGACTGTTAGGCTGCGACCATTGCTTGAACTTTACTAGAGAAATTCCCACTGGAAATAGATATCCACCCGTCTCTGCCTCTTGCAAAGTATGATAATCCAGATCGATCACCGTCATTAACATAAACTGCTAGTAACTGGTATTTCCCATCTTTAGTAATTTGTCTGACAAAGGAACATTTTTTCCCAGACCTGGCAGCCCAGATAAAGTGTGACTCATCAGTTACAAGGGTTATATACTTTCCATATTTGGGAAAATATGTGATATCTTTGACCTTTCCACTTGTTTCCTCATTCACGAAGATGTCATTGGGATTTATGTGTGAGATGTTTAGTGTGCATGGTTTCCTTGGTTTTTGCTCATCCCTTTGGggaatatttttatcaatacTATAAAATTCCTCTTTGTCCATAGATGCCCATCCAGAACCTTCATTCTTGAAGTATCTGAATCCCGCTTTGCTTCCCTTGCCAACAACTTGCAAGATGAGGGTGACTACTCCGTTCCTTGACTTGTAAAGAGCCATGGAGCATTCCTTCTCTCCAAAGCCACTCCAAATCGTCTCTCCATCATCAGTAACCTCACTAAAGAAGGATTCTATGGGAAGGAGAGATTTTGTGTAGATCATGTCCTTGTAGTAGTCGTTGAGCTTGTTCTGGTAGTACTCAAAGTCTACTGAAACCCACTTGTTATCTAAACGCTCAAAGAATGAACCGGTAGAATAATCATCTTTATCGGGGATTACTGCAAAGAGCTCGTACTCTTTAGCCTTGTACAAGAGATCTACAAGTGTTCCCTTATTGTCAGATCTTGCTTCCCAGAGGGTCCTACCTCCATCCACAACCTTGGCAATGCTGAGTTCAGAATATGCGGCAAACTTGAAGTTATCAAAATCGCCATGTGTAACATTAATGGTAAAGACCTTTGAGATGTCTGGGTTGGAAACGTCCAGAACAAAGTCAACATCAAATGATCCTCTAGAAATGACTCCTAGAACATCCTTGGGTATATCCTTAACAACACTTTCATATTCATCTACAAGGTCCCTATTTGGGtttgaaatgtccaaaattGGAGACTTGGGGAGGGCTCTGGAGCCGGCCCTCATTCCGGCATGCTTGAGGTCAAACTCCCCGGCCCCTATGCCTTTCCATTCGCCAGCCTCCTTCTCGAAACAGGAAAGACCCAGGCCCTTGCTGTAAAGGGTGAGAAGAGGAGTGTGTCCCTCCCTCTTGAAGATATTTACGGCGGTGCATTTTTCTTCAGCGCCAGACTTCCAGAGAGTGGCTCCGCCTTCTACAACGCTGGTGAAGAAGTGGTTGTCTCTCAGGAAGAAGGATTTGAAGGCAACTCCGTACAAAGTGCCTTCTTCCACCGCGACGTTGGCGCTGTTTGTACCGTCAACGTCCAACACGATGCCGTTTATCCTTCCTTTGAGGACATTCTCGGATCTAACCGGAACACACGTGAATAAAAACAGCAATAGCTGTATGACTACCATTTTATTGTTCCTGAAGAACGAGGGGCGCCGAGattactcttcttcctgttGAGGATGGGGTACACACCGAAGAAGAATTGAGCTAAATGGGTTCCTCTTGCCAAGAATCTCATTTTTCTGAACCATAATACGCTATGAAGAACGTATGAGGGTTTGTTGATCTCGAATGTAAACCTAGGTGGTAACATAGGCCTTTGAATCTCACTGCCAGTAGTTCTTACCAAAAACGTCATGTCTAATTGACTTTTAGCCTCTCTTAACATCGCATCTGTACATTTATACCGTTATGTATGGAGTGAATATCAGAAAGGGTCACATTCTCCCTGAGAAGATGAGATTGTGGAACTAGACAAGGTCAAGTATCTAAGATAAACACGCTTATAGACCCAGATATCCACGGAATTACGATGGTTTAGAACATTAAAATACAGCCGTTACACTGTTACCAAGTACTGCATTTTGTACAACCTTTGAGTCAACATTAAAGTGGCTCaaattcttcctttttgTCACAAGGAGCCCATATTCTTCTGGTTCCATTATATATCTGTCATCGGTTCATGTATTAGTATATGGTGGAAAGATGCAAGTCTACCATACCTATAAATGTAAGGagactatcattaattAAGCATGCACACTCATTGGAATGTGGGTAAGATATCAAATAATGGTATTCTACTATACTTATAAGAGATTACCCATGAGGAatcattttttggaatttttCTTCTTAGATTCAGGCTCTTCACTAGGAGGAGCCTCAGATTGAGGTGGAATATTAGGAGAGTCTTCAGACTGATCATTCGCTTTGGCAGACTTCTTAGTCGGTTCATTCTTTAGGTCCTCTAGTTTCTTGTCATAGTTTTCCTCAgtaatcttcttccattcaccattgccattcttttcaaaatactttTTACCAACCCTCCCATGAGTTTTAGCGGAAATTAAGAGTAGTGAAGATTCATTCTTTTTAGATACTCTCGCCAATAGAAGTTTTTCACCCTCGGGAGTAGCCCAAAGTCGAGTCTCGTCTCCAACAACTAAAGTTACAGGGACACTCTTTGACGTATAGGTAGTATGTTCTACTCCACTAACTTCCTTTGTCTCTATGTTCACTTTGTCTTTATCAGGATTAGCTAAATCGAGAATGATATCAACACGACCAGCTGGCTGCGCATTTTCCTGTGGTTGATTCTGTTTCTCTCCCCCCTTTACTCCTCCTTTAGCGCCACCATTATCACCTCCACAGTGGCAGAGTCCCACCAGACATACCGTCCATAGTACGGTCAGAACCCTCATCCTACTCCCGCttctcaactggtgtgagcagaatgggcagtatggatgaagacaaacaatacgcaataggcgtgacaaaagactataggtctaaacaatgGATAGTCTAactagatgttgtaaaggagtATCATTCCAGGAACCTTAGATCCTCTACAGAGACTAATGCATGTCCAACCTAAGAACGAGAAACTAATGATCATATCTGGAAAGCAGACTAGGAGGTAGAGATACTACCAGGAGCTAGTATAGTATACTGGTGagtaaaaatgtagtatgacTGGTAAGGGTGTAACCATACAAATTGGTTACTATCCCGGAAGTGGAGGTCAAGTCAaaaaagatgataaaggaTACTATTACGATAGTGGCAATGTAAGAGTTAATCTGACGGATGAGTGGTATCCTGATTTAGAAGGAACATAGAAAGTTAACACTCCGGAAAAGGGTGGTAAAATAGGGAAGATTAATAAGGGAAAGGTAGCTCAGAATGGGTTTGGGACCTTAACTACTTATGATAGCGTTTCTGTATTTTACTGGTCTGGGGACAATAGTTTCAGCAATCCCCTCCTAATCCAACTTGGTGAGGGAGATAATGAGTACTATACATATAGCGGTAATACTTGGAGTAAAGAGACTGGTATAACTACCACTACTCTCAGGCAAGAACTAGATAAACTAAACTGTCAAAGGAACCAGGCTcacattataaatattacaGAGAAGGGTGGTGGTACCAGTTATAAATGTCCCAGTTGTAAAGCAAGTCTCCGCGTATACCCATGGCACTGATTCAGGTACttactatagacattataTTCCTGGTTCCGGTTCAGTCTCTGGCTTTAAGAATGGTGGAAAGTGGCAACGTGGACTTCCATCTTTAAAGAGTGTTAGCGGTAGTGTTATCAGGGTCTACTGTGATAATTCTGATCAAAAACCTATTGCGATCGCTCAACAAGCTACTACAACTTACTGgttcagaagaaatactAGTGATGAAAATGCTTGGACTGCAGTCGCTACCGCTCCTAATCAAGCCTCGTCTGCTCTATCTACTCCTTCCGTTGATCTAGATCTCTCTAAGATGGATGGAAAATACAATTTTGGAGGTACCGAAATAAAGATGGCTGTACTACTTAGTCATATTGGTGATGGCTATTACAGATATCTGTATTCCCTGAGAGGTGCACCGTTCAAGGCTACTGAAATCAAGCATGGTCAAGGAACTACTCTTTCTGGTATAGACACTTCTACCAACCCCCTACTCAGTGTCTCTGCATACTATCTAGGAGACAGTCCCAATCTGGATAAGCTTCTCCTAGAACTGAGATCACAAGGTGGGAAGAATTACAACTACTTTTACAGAGATAAGAAGGATGCACCTACATGGTCCCCCTATCTTGGATCCGGAGGAAAAACTGGTAAGCAACTTGTTGGATCCTCTCTAAAGACAGAACTTGACAAGCTTAAGAAGACACAATTTCCTGATCCTCCACCGGACATTCTTCAGCAGATACTTGATTTCCTCAATTCTACTTCTGGAAAAATTACTGAAGGAGTTACAGGGGGTCTAACAACGGCTGGTACTTTGGGATACGGAGGATATAAGCTATTTATCTCCCTAGCTACTCGTCTGTAAAATACTTCACTCAtctacccttggtaggtacTAGCTCTtcctctagactactcacttgttggtatactggaatgctagagaGTCTCTCACCTTAACCCTTGGTATACAGTattactcgttttgttATTAAGGTGCATATCTTGAGACTTTTTCCATCACTTGCTTATTAGGGCATGCGCTAGTAAATCTCACAACCACCAGTAGAGAAGAGAGTATAGTACAAACGAATCATAAACCCATGCAAATGCTCAGGGGAGCACCTCCAAGAAATGCGTATCAGGTATATAAAGTTCTAATTATCCTTATTTGGAAGGTTAATCTTAACTTGGAGTGGTCTTGGGTGTACATAGGTACGGATCTTGCGAGCCTCTACAGAGCGTACACGAACAACTCTGGAGTGAATGGCGCAGGATACGCAGTAGCATTGCTTGATGTACAATTTTGGTAGGTTGAAGACTACAAATTGATGTTGACGCGGATGTAAAGCTTACCAGAGTATGCGCAGGCATCCTTGATATCTCTTTGTGAGCTGGCATCTACGATGTTTCTGACGTTGAAGCGCTTGATGGCCTTATCCTTTGGGACGGAGCGACCGCAGTTGCTGCAGCGAATGGGACGAACGCGGCCGCGTGCGTGCTTGGACCTACCGCCGTTTCTTCTCTTGAATGGCATTCTGCAACGTCTATGATTAAAATTCACAAATACGGCAGCGACATACGTCCATACACCACAGGAGAGGAATAAAGGGCATAGTCGCAGAAAAAATCGCAACACGAGCACAAAATCGtagaaaatggaaaaacaGATTCACGTAGGGGCCTACGCGAGGAAATTCCAAGCAAAGGGCACAAAAAGTAAAGCAATACGAAAAGTAGTCACGGACACTTGGTTTTAGCTGTCTGAGTGATTTTCTTACCTGATTATAAATtcaactttaaaattgttaccaaatttgtaaattaAAACGTTAGTTCAATATTTACTGGCCAATCTCATTGTGGGAGGCTTCCCCCACGACTGGTATGGAATCGCGTTACACAGTGACGATGGGCGACGTTCGCCAGACGCAACTTTTGTGCCGCGACTGTTGGTCTTTGGACTTGTTCTACTGAACTTGGGCGTCCTGCCCTCGGAATTTGTCAAATTTGGAGAGCATGATACGCACATTTCGGTACTGACTAAATGGGCGTAAACAGGCCATTTAACCGGATACATGACATTGGAGTCACCATTTATCCAGGCAAGTACCACGCAAATACCAATATAACCGCACAGAAAAGGCAAAGGACGGAGATTCGTCCCTGGAAGACGACTTTTACGCCTCGGAAATCGATGATTTGGACGACCAGTACGTAAAGGACGTTTACAGTACGTTTGTGTGCTATTATGTAGATAAGAATGGCGAAATTAGCACATAGAAACATCATATACACAACTCTACAGGAAGCGGAAACAAGGAGACTGAAGCTGTCTTGTGTTGCGCAGGTTGTTTCACTCCAATTTGCTACCAATGTCACTTGTAAGTCCATTACCATCCAAAAGCATCTCATGTGTGTCTGTAGCAACGGCTCCAAGTTCACCTCCAGCCATGCTTGCAATGTCTTTATCGAGGGGACTGAAGTGGAAGGTGACGAGTTTACGGACAAAATCACAAACAAACGAGGCTCCGTGGAAGATTCTGATTTGCAGACGAGCGTATTGCGCAAAGATCGCCGAAATGTAAACTGTGAAGAGTGTTGCAGCACGGTCGCTACTCTGGATGAATCCGGGACCTATCGCTTTAAGAACATTATCGCAAACAGACCATAGACTTTGTATGTCATGGGCGCAAAATGGAGAGCCGAAACAGCCTCTGAAAGGAATTAGCTCGATTGTCTGTGGGTACCATTCAGTGCGCTTGTGCAAGGCACTCCTACACACACTGTTGATAAATGCCAGTAAATTAAATCTACTCTTTGATTATTTGTACACTAATTATCCATAACATGTGTCCGTAAATGCCGAACAATGCCGGAATTCTGTTGGAATTGGTATCCTTGGATTTGAATCTTTTGGAAAGGTCATTGACGGATTTGTTGATCGCTTTAGGATGCGACTCTACGTTGTGCTCTGAATTTTCAGCTGAAAAGCTCAAGGATGGGAGATTTTACGAAACATTTAGCAGAAGGAGCCGAAATGAACGGATTTACTCGTACTTTAGGTGCTTTAAGAACTTGGACCTTCAAGTCGACAATTTCTGTAGGCTTTTGCACGTACACTTTGAGAGAGGGATAGCTTTATTGTACAGATGCGGGTTTACCACCTTTACACGCAAGGTGTTTCTCTTGGCCTACGTGGAGATTGTCTACGATTTCTACCACGGGATCCTCAAACAAACCACGCAGTACTCCATACATGACTGCCTCTACCTCTACAGGTTTTTTGTTGGCATGGACTACAAGCTGAACAGTCTGAACTTGCAGAATGTCTACATTAGAGATGAGATTTACGACTTGATCCTTCACACACTCTGGTACGCTCTAAAGGATGCATGGTGGATGTACGTTTACGCTGATGAGATCAAGTATCTCTTTCCGTTTTTGTCGCATATGAGAGTCCAGGAAGGACGGGAAATTGAGATTCGAGATTTAGAACATGTTTTGCATAATCTGCAATTTGTCGTTACAGCGCTGAATATACAGGATAATTCAGTGGATTTTAATTTATATGGGAGCATAAGCTGTGGTTCTGATATTGAAAACTGCAGTGTCTACGACCCAGGTGCATTTAACCCGCATGATATATCTGATTTGCACATGGCATACGGTGAATCCACACTTGATATTTCAATGAACAAGAGGGATGTGTACGGGAATATACACACAGATTGTAATATAAAAAAGGTTATGCTAGATGAATCGGCAAATATAAACGACCTCGCAGGTGTAGATAATGGTGTACCATTTGGTGCAAATACTTTTGATCTAGAGGATACAAGTGCTGTGAATGATGAGGAAAATGGGATGCAGAATGGATTAACTACCGAGCAAGGTCCCCGTAATCCTACCGCTTCTTCCAGTGTTACATCTACACTAGACGTTAAATTGCTGGATGAATCTATAAGCAACTTGCAAATgtacattaaaaatatgaatgaaATTGGTAGCCTGGAATTTCCTCGTGAACATGTTTTTTCGCATATAGAAATGGACATGGCAGATTCTAGTAGTATAGATACAGAAGAAGAGGACCCTGTGGACGcggatggagagaatgaaaaaaGGTCTGATTCTTTGCCAATGAATTTTTCGCTTTCAtcagaaaatgtaaaaacaTCTGTAGAATCCACAGATAGTTTTTACAAGGATACGCTTTGGCCAAATCTCATTTGCAAGTCCTTGGTAGGATCCATTTATGTATTCCTTTTTGAATCTTATTTACGTGTACAGCATGAATCTTTAAATCGCAACTTTTCAAGTTCTTCCACTTACATTTATCAAATGTGCACAAAACTTGAAAATTTGAGGACGCTTTGGAGTATTATAAAGCAAGTGAACTCAAAATGGACGGAGAACTCTGGAACTAGATTTTTATTTCCCACAATTTCAAGGTTGACTTTGTTACATAATAACATTATGCGTGCGATCTCAGCAGAAGCCTCACGTCCTACTATAAACTATTTAAAGGGGCTCCATTTTATGGACGACTCACAGTTATATAGGGaaattttgtacaataaaGAGTTTTTAATCGGACCAGATGGCCCCCTTGCACTGcatataaaaatattacCGACTCGCTACAAGctacaaatttgcatgcaAGTTTTTGGACCTATCATCATGGAATATGCCTCTAGACCGGTGAATGAAGAATCGGCTATATTTGACTCTTTGGCGCTCTGGGATTCAATCGTTTCAGTTGTAGACATTAATGGTAACCCAGGGCTtattgaagatgaaaacaTACAGATGTTGGCATATTATTTGGAGGAAATAAAATTTTCCGCTGATGTCAAGCTGGATAATTTGGTTAGACGTATGAATAAATGTGTTAGCATGGACACTAGAAATGACGCTATAGACGAGTATTTCAGTATAAATGATTTAAACTACAGAGTTCAAGACCGTGTAAGTGACCGAAAAAGTATGGATAGTCTCAGCTGTAATGCTAAATGCAAATCCTTGGACGATTCCAACAGCGTTGACAACTTGAGGGCTGAGCCACTTTTACATAAAGACACAAGTACGCCAAAACTAATGCTTAATTTGGGTGACAATGTAATCAGATCTGGTAGTTTTTACACTAGTAAAAGTGGAAGATCCTATATCACGTCAAGGCCAAACAGTGGGTTATCTTTGGAGCAAGACGATACACAACGTACTAGTCATGTAGAAGATATGCTTATAGAGTATATTTATGATATATTGAGTGACTTTGTAATATATCCAGAAAGAAAGACACACCTTTTATATTCCAATGTCTGGATAAACGGAGCTAGGAGGAAAAAGATACTTCTTTTTGGTTCACTTTTACTACTTTTCCGTGAAAACTCTCTTTTACAGCCGGTTGGATTTATAAACTGCAACTCTATTACTTCTATACTTTCTCCAGAGACAATTGTTCAAATTCATCCCAAGATtgaacttttggaaaacaTGCCAAAGGGTGTTTACGCGAGTGAATCAACTAGTCGTGAAGGGAGTG encodes the following:
- a CDS encoding conserved hypothetical protein (encoded by transcript BEWA_041940A), giving the protein MPNNAGILLELVSLDLNLLERSLTDLLIALGCDSTLCSEFSAEKLKDGRFYETFSRRSRNERIYSYFRCFKNLDLQVDNFCRLLHVHFERGIALLYRCGFTTFTRKVFLLAYVEIVYDFYHGILKQTTQYSIHDCLYLYRFFVGMDYKLNSLNLQNVYIRDEIYDLILHTLWYALKDAWWMYVYADEIKYLFPFLSHMRVQEGREIEIRDLEHVLHNLQFVVTALNIQDNSVDFNLYGSISCGSDIENCSVYDPGAFNPHDISDLHMAYGESTLDISMNKRDVYGNIHTDCNIKKVMLDESANINDLAGVDNGVPFGANTFDLEDTSAVNDEENGMQNGLTTEQGPRNPTASSSVTSTLDVKLLDESISNLQMYIKNMNEIGSLEFPREHVFSHIEMDMADSSSIDTEEEDPVDADGENEKRSDSLPMNFSLSSENVKTSVESTDSFYKDTLWPNLICKSLVGSIYVFLFESYLRVQHESLNRNFSSSSTYIYQMCTKLENLRTLWSIIKQVNSKWTENSGTRFLFPTISRLTLLHNNIMRAISAEASRPTINYLKGLHFMDDSQLYREILYNKEFLIGPDGPLALHIKILPTRYKLQICMQVFGPIIMEYASRPVNEESAIFDSLALWDSIVSVVDINGNPGLIEDENIQMLAYYLEEIKFSADVKLDNLVRRMNKCVSMDTRNDAIDEYFSINDLNYRVQDRVSDRKSMDSLSCNAKCKSLDDSNSVDNLRAEPLLHKDTSTPKLMLNLGDNVIRSGSFYTSKSGRSYITSRPNSGLSLEQDDTQRTSHVEDMLIEYIYDILSDFVIYPERKTHLLYSNVWINGARRKKILLFGSLLLLFRENSLLQPVGFINCNSITSILSPETIVQIHPKIELLENMPKGVYASESTSREGSVCDPGDRTSHCIGEVLHADSYTPSNVCWGWRMRLELSDICVTKLSGEDSQTEFVDFEFMNPEHRKIWYKRVKSAVKDAQCIKDICCNKETISWPYHTLFFDSI